A genomic segment from Acyrthosiphon pisum isolate AL4f chromosome A3, pea_aphid_22Mar2018_4r6ur, whole genome shotgun sequence encodes:
- the LOC100573281 gene encoding uncharacterized protein LOC100573281, with the protein MAPIVVNAAMEQLTVHSASYRPLPLSLPVRRCRTPVKRSLAPSVVITAHREAYQRRDPQEPIKSKPPPDHGFLAGDGVDRFHCTSYKMHYPVKDGLHRAQPVTRPGRPSLVHISMEAETTTGNAYRRPATTKLWRRPSSAYKVSSEPMETTSVHRASYKPPPCNFDSKAKADICPRRTFVDESLRSKMPIKSHTTYTTSYYTSHPKLGPMPEKLRQMQGSNKAPRAHTKKIFNSNKLVKCTRKIEHTT; encoded by the exons ATGGCTCCGATCGTGGTCAATGCGGCCATGGAACAGTTGACCGTGCACAGTGCCTCCTACCGGCCGCTCCCGCTCTCGTTGCCGGTGCGCCGCTGCCGGACACCTGTTAAACGGTCACTAGCTCCGTCGGTCGTCATTACTGCACACCGGGAAGCATATCAGCGGAGAGACCCACAGGAACCGATCAAGTCGAAGCCACCTCCAGATCACGGGTTCCTGGCCGGAGACGGTGTTGATCGTTTCCACTGCACGTCGTACAAAATGCATTACCCAGTAAAAGATGGACTGCACCGCG ctCAACCGGTCACCCGTCCCGGCCGGCCGTCGCTGGTACATATTTCAATGGAAGCGGAGACAACTACAGGTAACGCGTACCGCCGTCCCGCAACAACGAAACTATGGCGACGCCCTTCGAGTGCCTACAAAGTGTCGTCGGAACCGATGGAAACAACATCAGTACATCGAGCGAGTTACAAACCTCCACCGTGTAATTTTGACTCAAAGGCAAAGGCTGATATCTGCCCTAGACGCACTTTTGTCGACGAATCACTAAGGTCCAAGATGCCTATTAAAAGTCACACCACTTACACGACCTCATATTACACGAGCCATCCAAAATTAGGACCAATGCCAGAAAAATTGCGTCAGATGCAGGGTTCGAATAAAGCACCAAGAGCccacaccaaaaaaatatttaatagcaatAAACTGGTTAAATGTACGAGAAAAATTGAACACACGACATAA